In Thermoanaerobaculum aquaticum, one genomic interval encodes:
- the purN gene encoding phosphoribosylglycinamide formyltransferase: MCVSWGSALAKARVGVLLSGRGSNFLALAEACRRGEVPAEIVLVVSNRPEAPGLAKAQELGVPTVAIPSKGLAREEHEKHLLAALHQAQVDWVCLAGYMRLLSPQFVAAFPNRILNIHPALLPAFPGLDAQRQAWEYGVKVSGCTVHLVDAGCDSGPIVVQRVVEVRDDDTPETLAARILEQEHIAYPQALRLLLTRRWHIEGRRVVFAREA; encoded by the coding sequence GTGTGCGTTTCGTGGGGGAGCGCGTTGGCTAAGGCCCGGGTTGGCGTTTTGCTTTCCGGTCGTGGTTCCAACTTCCTGGCCCTGGCGGAAGCCTGCCGGCGGGGGGAAGTGCCGGCGGAAATCGTGCTGGTGGTTTCCAACCGACCGGAAGCCCCGGGGCTTGCCAAAGCGCAGGAGCTGGGCGTTCCGACCGTGGCCATTCCCAGCAAGGGGCTTGCCCGGGAAGAACACGAAAAGCACTTGCTTGCCGCCCTGCACCAGGCGCAGGTGGATTGGGTTTGTTTGGCGGGTTACATGCGCTTGCTTTCCCCGCAATTTGTGGCGGCTTTTCCCAACCGCATCCTCAACATTCACCCGGCGTTGCTGCCGGCCTTTCCCGGCCTGGACGCCCAGCGGCAAGCCTGGGAGTATGGGGTCAAGGTTTCAGGTTGCACCGTGCACCTGGTGGATGCCGGCTGCGACAGTGGCCCCATCGTGGTGCAGCGGGTGGTGGAAGTGCGGGACGACGACACCCCGGAAACCCTGGCTGCCCGCATCCTGGAGCAGGAGCACATCGCTTACCCCCAGGCCCTGCGGCTGCTCCTCACCCGCCGGTGGCACATCGAAGGCCGCCGGGTGGTGTTTGCCCGGGAGGCTTGA